The Mesobacillus boroniphilus region CGGTTCCAACTGCATTTACAGAAGCGGGAGAGCCGGTCGGTATCACTTTCACCGGTACTGCTTTCAGCGAACCATTGTTGATCAGGCTTGCCTATGCATACGAGCAGGCAACAAGGGTGCGTCAGGCTCCTGAACTAAGAATAAACGACGAGGAAAAAATCCATACTACTTCATGAATCCATCAAAAGGAGCGAGGCAGCATGGGTAAACAAAAGCTCGGCAACGGAAACGCCCAGCGCAACAACAACAAGAAAAAAGGCAACAATACACCCGAAGAATTAGTCGAATTCACAACTGGCCAGAAAGAAAAGAAATTCAACAATCCGATTGATTAACAGCAGAGAGCCCTAGCGATTTCTTCGCCAGGGCTCTCTTTATAGCAATTTTTTCAAGAACAGGACACTTGCCTTTAATATATCGATGAATTCAATCATCGGTCGAGCCATTCAAGATTTTATTGGCGAAAAATTAAATAATTCGACCAGATTTGAAGTTATTTCGACCACATTTCGAAATATATTGGCGGATTTTTTATTTTTTCGACCACATTCAAGGATTATTCGACCAACTGGTGATTCTAACGGGTTTCTAGCCCTTAATTAATGTCCGCCACTCTTATCAAAATTGCTTCCTGAAACGTCGGCGACATTCTCAATGGCGACCAATGCGTTTGGATCGATATCATCGACAACGGAGCGCACGGTGGATAATTCGATCCGGCTGACGATGGTGTAGATGATTTTCTTTGGTTCGTTTGAAAAAACACCTTGGCCCTGGATATAGGTCATGCCGCGGCCTAATTGCTTTAGCAATGCTTCGGCGATTTCTTCCGGGACATCGGAAATGATTGTGACCGATTTAAGCTCTTCCATCCCTTCGACGACGACGTCAATCATCTTGAATGCGATGAAATAGGTGATGATTGAGTACATGGCTGTTTCCCAGCTAAACACGAGCAAGGCAGCCAGTATGAAGATGAACAGGTTCATGACCATGACAATCTGTCCAACAGAAACGGTGCGCTTTTTGCTGACAAGGATGGCGATGATTTCAGTTCCGTCCAGTGCGCCACCTGCTCGGATGACCAAACCGACACCCGTTCCAAGGATAACCGCGCCGATGATGGTTGCTAAAAATAAATCATCCGTCACAGCGTCAAAGTGATGTAAATAAGCAGTCGAGATGGATAAAATAATGACTCCATATAAGGTGCGAAGCGTGAATTTCAGGCCCATTCTCCGATACCCGATATAAAGGAAAGGCAGGTTAAACACAATAAGGAATATACTCATCGAGATATTAGTCAGTTCCGCGGCGATAATCGAAAGCCCGATGACCCCGCCGTCAAGGATCGCGTTAGGAACGAGGAACATATCAAGCCCGAATGCCGCGATAATTGCCCCGAGAGTTATCGTCACAAGCTGTGTTATCTCTTTGATCACTCTTTTTTTCTTCGTTGCAGCCACTAAATATCAAACCCTTTTCTATTAAAAATATCTTCTATGAATTAGTAATGTATGTACTATACTTATTGTATCAAACTTTAAAGTGTATCTGGTATTTTTACATTATATATCCATGATTAGTAAAACCGGTAATTGGGGTAATGAGAAGGGGAAGTTAATTGAAATTACGGAGGGGCTATTTTGGCTAACAATACTCAGTTTAAACATAGATCAAATAATCAACAGTCAGGTTCCAAAAACAAGAAGAATCATCAGACTGGTAACAATAAGAAAAAGTCATATATGAGAACTAACCCTAAGCCGCAGGAAAAAGAGGAAAACAGGTTGAAGCGTGTTAGTGAAAAAAATCAAACGCATGATGGCAATAAAGGAAGCGAAAATGGAAAGTCACCGAATCAATCTAACAGCGGTAATGGTAACTCATCTTCCATGCAGGCTGATAACGGTAATGGCAAACCATCCTCCAATCAATCCAAAAACAGCAACGGGAAAAAGCGTGCCTATGAGAGTGGTAGGAATTCATCGAATCAAAATCCCGATTCAGGAGCTAAAGCTTCAGGAGACCATGAGGTGAAGCATAAGGAGCAGTCCGGAAAATTCGAAACGGCATTTAACAGAATTCATAAAGCGTTGAAGGAAATGGTGAAGGGGACGGACAGCGATGCATTTGTCGAGCTTCTGTACTCCGGCTATAAAAATCATTCATTAGTACGTAAATATAAAAGTGAGCTGCACCAGTTTGCAAAGCTTCGCAATGCGATTGTCCATGAGCGGGTGAACGCTGATTATTATATTGCCGAGCCGCATATTGAGGTGGTCGAACGGATTGAGGAGATTGCCAGGGAGTTTGAGAAACCTCAGACAGCTTTGTCGATCGCGACCTGCCCTGTGTTTTACTATTATGAGGATGCCTATCTTAAAGATGTTCTAAAGGTAATTAATAAGTTTGATTTTACAAGATTCCCTGTTTATGACAAGGATGATAAGTATATTGCCTTACTGACTTCCACGGAGATCATCCAGTGGATGGCGAAGCATTTTTCCGACAGTGTGGTGCATTTCGAGGATGTCCGTGTCAAAGAACTGTTGACGAAGGGGAAAAATTATTTTGTGACCTTTGTTGATGAGGATGCATCCTTGTATCATATTGAAGAATTGTTCGAGCGTTACCATACAAGAGGCAAGAAGCTGCAGGCAGTCATCATCACGGAAACGGGTGACCGCCATGGGAAGCCAATTGGCGTAATAACGCCGTGGGACTTGCTTGACAGTGACCCGGAAGATTGAGTTTCCGGTCTGGTAACTGTCATTGACGAGCTGCCAGTGGTGCTGGTATACTGCAGCTATTAAAAACTATTTTCAGAACCGAAATAACTCTTATCCAGAGCGGCGGAGGGACAGGCCCTGTGAACCCCGGCAACCTTCATATTCAAAATGAAAGGTGCTAAATCCTGAAGATGCAGTCTGAAGATAAGAGAGGCTGATTGAACAGAAACCTCTCCTAATTGGGAGAGGTTTTTATTATAGGCTTTTTTCGTGGTTTTGCATCCACATTCGGAAAAAGCCTTACTATTATAAAAGCAGGTGAGCATATGGAAAAAAGATTTGAAACGGAAGTACTGCATTCAATACATAACAAGCCAAAGGGGATTAAAAGCAAGGCGACACCGATTTATCAGACGTCGGCATTTACCTTTAATGACCTTGATGAGCTTGAGGGCTTTTATCAGGGAGAAGGAAATTACTTGTATTCAAGGGTAGGAAATCCGAATACAGATGAACTTGGTCAATCCGTTGCGGCGCTTGAGTACGCGGAAGATGGGGTAGCGGCTTCCTCAGGTTTAGCTGCCATCTTAGCAGGTGTCCTAGCAGTAGTGAAGAATGGTGATCATATCGTTGCGGCTGATGATGTATATGGAGGGAGTTTCCATATGCTGAAAGCCGAGCTTGAACGCTTTGGAGTCGAAACGACATTTGTATCTTTTTCCGAGTTGGACAGAGTCGAACAGGCGATCAAACCCAATACGAAGCTTCTTTACACCGAATCAATCACGAATCCGCTCCTCCGTGTTGAAAAATTGGAGGAAGTCATTGAGCTGGCAAAGAGAAAAAGTCTTACTGTATTAGTTGATAATACTTTCGCTACACCACTGCATGTCCGCCCGTTTTTACTCGGAGCCGACCTGGTCGTCCACAGCGCGACGAAATACATTGGAGGTCACAGTGATGTCACTTCAGGTGTCGTCGTTGGCAAAAAGGAACTGATTGCAGAAGCGCGTGCAAGAATCGTGAATCTTGGTGCGAACCTTAGTCCGTTTGAAGCGTGGCTGACTTGCAGGGGCTTGAAGACTCTCGCGTTAAGGATGAAGGCTCAATCGGAGAATGCCAGGTTGCTGGCTGACGGTTTGAGTGAACATCAGAATGTCGCAAAGGTTTACTATCCATTTGCTGAAGGTGAAAAAGGCTTCGGTGCCATCGTGACGGTTGAACTGGCAGAACACGTGGATACAGACCAGTTTTTCAAATCGCTTGGATGGATAAAAATTGTCCCAACACTTGCGGGAGTAGAAACGACTGTCTCTCATCCACTGAAAACCTCCCATCGCGCACTGCCTCCAGAGGCTCAAGCAGAGCTTGGCATTACGTATCGATTAGTCAGGATTTCCGTTGGGATCGAAAACCCAGCTGATATTATCGAACAATTTGTGACGGCGCTGGAAAACTCGTGAGAAAGATGGGGGAAGGGGTTAATAATATTTCAATCATTCCGATATTATAGGAAGAATATACTAGTACCCCTAAGAGTTTGTTGAAGGTTAAAAGGAGCGGGCAGGATGCGCAGACTTGTTAATATTTCGTTAAAGACTAAGGTTTTTTCATTTTTCGGCATGTTATTTTTCGTATATGCAATATCAACAGTTTATAATTTTTATTTGTTGAATCATTATAAAGATAGCTCTGGCACATCCGAATTAGTGTCAAAGAGTTTGTATTCAACTACTATTGCTGGAACACTTATATCAATTGGCTGCATTGTTTTTATATTGATCCTTTTTCAGAACGTTTTCCGGCCAATTGATCGTTTAACGGATGCCACCAAGAAAATGGTTAATGGCGATCTATCGATACAGATTGAAAGCGGAACTATGGATGAAATGGGTATGCTCACATCCCATTTCAATGAAATGATTGAAAAGTTACGTGTTCTTGTTTCGCAAAGCCAAAGTAACACCGGATTGATTCTTGATTCAGCCATTAAGCTTTATGAAAGTTCTCATGAGCATGAAAAAGAGAGCGATAGAATCAATTCTTCCATTATGCAAATCTCTGCTGGGGCCGAGCGGCAACAAGAGCAATATACTTATCTGAATGAAATTGCTGAAAATATGGAAGACAGGATCAAAGAAATTGCAGAACTGGCCAATGCCATTGATGCAATGTCCTCGGCCAACGTCGCAAAAAGCGGAGTGGGCATGGAGTTAATTGGTCAAACGAGTGCACAAATTGAACATATGAACCATATCACCAGCGAGGCTGCTGTTAATGCGGAAAAATTAGCTGAAAAAACGAATGAAATTGATCAAATCGTCAGCATTATCTCTGGCATCTCTAATCAAACGAATCTTTTAGCATTGAATGCGGCAATCGAGGCAGCCCGGGCTGGGGAACAGGGAAAAGGATTCGCTGTTGTGGCCGGCGAAGTCAGGGCTCTGGCTGAACAATCTCTTCAAGCATCTAAACAAATCCAGAGTGTAATTGAAAGTGTGAGAACAGAAATAATTAAAATGGTTGAAGTAATGGCTGGCGGAAATTCAGAGGTGCAGAAAGGAAGCAGGTTATTCTCGAATGTACATGAGCAGTATTCTGATATGAGGGAAGGAATCCTTTCCATCCAGAGGGAAATTGACAGGATTGCGCACTATGCAGATGACCTTAAAGAGCAAACTTCCGAGCTGACTACGATGAACCGGGAGTCAATGTCAATTTTACATACAAATTCAGCAGGAATATCAGAAATGGCTGCAGGATTCACGAACCAGGGAGACACCGTGAGAGAATTGACTGCAACTGCGGAGAACTTGAAGAGGGTTTCTTCGATACAGAAGGAAGCCGTTTCAGCATTTCGAAACATTTAATAAACGTTGGACATTAGGTTTACACCTCCTGTATGCGGGTAATTTTAAAAGGACTACTCGTCTAAAGGAGGCTTTTATTATGTTTGAACATGAAAAACATCTTGTTGGAGTATATGATAATGAGCAAGACGCAATTCAAGCTGTTGAGGACCTGAAAAGACAGGGGTACTCAACCGATGATATTTCAGTTATCAGTAAGAACGATGATGAGGTGCACGATGTCAACGAAGCTACCGGTACAAAGACTGAGGAAGGTCTTGCTGCAGGTGCAGCAACAGGCGGCGTTTTAGGCGGCCTTACTGGACTATTGGCAGGCATCGGCGCACTAGCGATTCCTGGAATTGGACCAATCGTTGCTGCAGGACCGATCGCTGCGACACTTACTGGCGCGGCAGTAGGCGCAGGTGCAGGCGGTTTAGCTGGAGCACTGATCGGAATGGGTATTCCGGAAGATGAAGCTGAACGCTACGAAGGCTATGTAAAAGAAGGCAAGATTTTAGTTGTTGTCGAACGCGACGAAAACAGAGTTGGTTTGAACGACGATGCAACAACTGTTGATGGCTTAGATAGCAGAAGGACTCGCAATCCAGTTGATGCACCCCTTACTTCGGACAACCCTGCCAACACTCGTTTTGATAACACACGTGATTTTTAAAAAGTGTCATAAAATGGGCTGCCATTCAATTGGCAGCCTTTTGACATTTATCGAAGTTACTCATCTCTCTTTGTATCCAACAAATCAATCCGACTGGCATCATCCAAATTAAAAGAAGAAGCAATGAAAAACATTAATGTGCCGCCAATTAAACCGAGACAAATGACAAAACCAATGGTCATCACCCAAAGATATCCCATAATTCGCATTCCTCCCTTGATAAAACTATATGCACTGTACTCTTGATGTTTTCTTATAAAAAAATAATGAAGTATAATTTCTTGAATTATTCTCATCCTATCAGTTGAGGAGGAGTGAATAATGCTCAAGAAAATAATATTAGCCCTAGCATTAATGGTAATGGCAATCCCGACTGCTTCGTTTGCTCAGGAGGTCTACACGGTTCGGCCTGGTGATTCCTTATGGAAGATTTCGGTTAGGTATCAGGTCGGCCTTTCTGAGATTATCGCGGCCAACCCGCAATTCAAAAACCCTAACTTGATCTATCCGGGCCAGAGGGTCAATATCCCAAATTTAAGTGCGACAAAGAGTATCGAAAGCCAAGTAATCCAGCTGACAAACCAGGAACGTGCCAAAAATGGACTGAAGCCACTAGCTGCTGACTGGCAGCTTTCCAGGGTAGCCAGATATAAATCTGCAGATATGAGAGATAAGAACTACTTCTCCCATACTAGCCCTACTTACGGCAGTCCCTTCACGATGATGAAGAACTTCGGAATCACATACCGGAGCGCAGGTGAGAATATCGCTGCCGGGCAAAGGACACCGAGTGAGGTTGTGAAATCATGGATGAACAGTCCGGGCCACCGCAAGAACATCCTTAGCCCTACATACACCCATATTGGTGTCGGGCATGCATCTGGCGGCAACTATGGTCACTATTGGACGCAAATGTTTATCGCGAAATAAATATCTAGAATGGAAATAACCCAGTGAATAGCCACTGGGTTATTTTTTATGGATAGGAATTAGAATAGTGTCCAGGTCCAGCGCCTAGCAAGTTTTCATGCCTGCCAATGAAGTCAAAGGACGACTTCACTGCCAGGCCCTCCACCGCTTGGCGGGACTGACCAAGGGGCTTTCGTTTTTCTTATGGTCCGGTCCCCAGCTAAGCCTCAGGTCCTATTCGAAAATCAAGCTCAGGCAGGTTATGGATTTTTTGCGAGAAAGGTAAGATGAACTCATAAGAGATAAGGAGGAATTGAAAATGAAAAAAATTGGTTTACTGGTTGCGGGATTCATTGCTGCCATGGTGTTGATTTCCAACCTTGGCCCGCTTGTTGGCCTTGGTGTCAGCTTGCTGGTGCTCTACTTCGTCGTTAAGCAATTTTTAAAGACAAATTCCACTGCCGGTAAAATCGGCTGGGGAATCGCAGGCTTCATCATCCTAATGGCAACAGCTTCAAACGTGCCAGCCATCCTTGGTATCGCAGCTGCTTATGTCCTGTACCTTGTATATAAAAACTGGGACAAAAAAGAAGAGGCAATACATGAAGCGAACGATCCATTCGTCAACTTCGAAAAGCAATGGGCACAATTGAATAACAAATAATCTTAAAATCAAAGGAGAGATTGTAAATGGCAAATCTATTAACAAGAATCAAGAACACGGTAATGGCAGATCTTCATGAGGCACTGGACCAAAAGGAAAAAAAGAATCCAATCGCCCTATTGAACCAGTATCTTCGTGAGTGTGAAACGGAAACGGAAAAAGTAAGGAAACTGCTTGA contains the following coding sequences:
- a CDS encoding methyl-accepting chemotaxis protein produces the protein MRRLVNISLKTKVFSFFGMLFFVYAISTVYNFYLLNHYKDSSGTSELVSKSLYSTTIAGTLISIGCIVFILILFQNVFRPIDRLTDATKKMVNGDLSIQIESGTMDEMGMLTSHFNEMIEKLRVLVSQSQSNTGLILDSAIKLYESSHEHEKESDRINSSIMQISAGAERQQEQYTYLNEIAENMEDRIKEIAELANAIDAMSSANVAKSGVGMELIGQTSAQIEHMNHITSEAAVNAEKLAEKTNEIDQIVSIISGISNQTNLLALNAAIEAARAGEQGKGFAVVAGEVRALAEQSLQASKQIQSVIESVRTEIIKMVEVMAGGNSEVQKGSRLFSNVHEQYSDMREGILSIQREIDRIAHYADDLKEQTSELTTMNRESMSILHTNSAGISEMAAGFTNQGDTVRELTATAENLKRVSSIQKEAVSAFRNI
- a CDS encoding trans-sulfuration enzyme family protein translates to MEKRFETEVLHSIHNKPKGIKSKATPIYQTSAFTFNDLDELEGFYQGEGNYLYSRVGNPNTDELGQSVAALEYAEDGVAASSGLAAILAGVLAVVKNGDHIVAADDVYGGSFHMLKAELERFGVETTFVSFSELDRVEQAIKPNTKLLYTESITNPLLRVEKLEEVIELAKRKSLTVLVDNTFATPLHVRPFLLGADLVVHSATKYIGGHSDVTSGVVVGKKELIAEARARIVNLGANLSPFEAWLTCRGLKTLALRMKAQSENARLLADGLSEHQNVAKVYYPFAEGEKGFGAIVTVELAEHVDTDQFFKSLGWIKIVPTLAGVETTVSHPLKTSHRALPPEAQAELGITYRLVRISVGIENPADIIEQFVTALENS
- a CDS encoding YitT family protein, with product MAATKKKRVIKEITQLVTITLGAIIAAFGLDMFLVPNAILDGGVIGLSIIAAELTNISMSIFLIVFNLPFLYIGYRRMGLKFTLRTLYGVIILSISTAYLHHFDAVTDDLFLATIIGAVILGTGVGLVIRAGGALDGTEIIAILVSKKRTVSVGQIVMVMNLFIFILAALLVFSWETAMYSIITYFIAFKMIDVVVEGMEELKSVTIISDVPEEIAEALLKQLGRGMTYIQGQGVFSNEPKKIIYTIVSRIELSTVRSVVDDIDPNALVAIENVADVSGSNFDKSGGH
- a CDS encoding flagellar basal body rod protein; the protein is MKKIGLLVAGFIAAMVLISNLGPLVGLGVSLLVLYFVVKQFLKTNSTAGKIGWGIAGFIILMATASNVPAILGIAAAYVLYLVYKNWDKKEEAIHEANDPFVNFEKQWAQLNNK
- the safA gene encoding SafA/ExsA family spore coat assembly protein; the protein is MLKKIILALALMVMAIPTASFAQEVYTVRPGDSLWKISVRYQVGLSEIIAANPQFKNPNLIYPGQRVNIPNLSATKSIESQVIQLTNQERAKNGLKPLAADWQLSRVARYKSADMRDKNYFSHTSPTYGSPFTMMKNFGITYRSAGENIAAGQRTPSEVVKSWMNSPGHRKNILSPTYTHIGVGHASGGNYGHYWTQMFIAK
- a CDS encoding general stress protein, giving the protein MFEHEKHLVGVYDNEQDAIQAVEDLKRQGYSTDDISVISKNDDEVHDVNEATGTKTEEGLAAGAATGGVLGGLTGLLAGIGALAIPGIGPIVAAGPIAATLTGAAVGAGAGGLAGALIGMGIPEDEAERYEGYVKEGKILVVVERDENRVGLNDDATTVDGLDSRRTRNPVDAPLTSDNPANTRFDNTRDF
- a CDS encoding CBS domain-containing protein, producing the protein MANNTQFKHRSNNQQSGSKNKKNHQTGNNKKKSYMRTNPKPQEKEENRLKRVSEKNQTHDGNKGSENGKSPNQSNSGNGNSSSMQADNGNGKPSSNQSKNSNGKKRAYESGRNSSNQNPDSGAKASGDHEVKHKEQSGKFETAFNRIHKALKEMVKGTDSDAFVELLYSGYKNHSLVRKYKSELHQFAKLRNAIVHERVNADYYIAEPHIEVVERIEEIAREFEKPQTALSIATCPVFYYYEDAYLKDVLKVINKFDFTRFPVYDKDDKYIALLTSTEIIQWMAKHFSDSVVHFEDVRVKELLTKGKNYFVTFVDEDASLYHIEELFERYHTRGKKLQAVIITETGDRHGKPIGVITPWDLLDSDPED